CGATCGGCGATACGCTGAGGAACCGACGCTTCGCGTCGAACATACCGTTACCCCTGATCCTGGGACTGGAGGAGCAGGTCGACGGGTCGCTCCTGGAGTATCTGAACAACCGTGGTCTCGTGACGATGGGCGTTGAGGCGGGGCAGCACGATGACCCGGTCTCTGTGGATCGGCATGAGGCCGTGATGTGGTTGGCGCTGGTCCAGGTCGGAATGTTGTCGCGTGATGCCATCGCCGATCTCCACCGCTTTCAAACGCTCCTGGCCGACGACAGCCGTGGCATCCCCAAAGTCGTCGAGGTGCGTCATCGTCACGCCATCCACTCCGGCGACCATTTCAAGATGCTTCCGGGCTTCTGCAACTTCGACCCCGTCGCCCATGGGCAGCGTCTGGGAACGGATGATTCGGGTCCGGTACTGACACCCGAAGAGGGGCGGGTGCTGTTGCCGCTCTATCAGGGGCAGGGCGACGACGGGTTCTTTATCTGCCGCGAGGTGAGCCGAGTCTGGTTATCCATCTCGGCGGTCCTGCGCCGCCTTCGACTCGGCGTCATCATGAGACTCCTGCCGGGGGTACGACGTTGTCGGGTCGATCGGGATCGTTACATCGTCGACACCCGGGTCGCGCGAATCCTGCCGCTGCAGATCTTCCATCTGTTCGGGTACCGGAAACTGCGTCAGCAGGACACGTTGCTCGAGGTCAGCCGTCGACGGTTCGATCTTGCCGCGCCGAAATCGATCGAGCTTCCCGGGCCGCCATTACCCGAGAATGCCGAGGTCTAGTCGCCGACGGTCCAGGTGTTGCCGGAGTAGAGGATGCTCTTCAGATCTCCCGGCCCCTTGTCTTCCGTGACGCGGCGAACCTGGTCCCTGATGGCGGTTTCCAGTGTGGCGGCCTGGGTCCGACGGAGGACCCCCACCGGCACCGGGAATTCAGGTGCTTCCAGGCTGGCGAGCATGGCGAGATAGCCGACCGGGCCCTGCTCGTCGTGGACGATCAGGTCCGCCTCGGTGATCCCGTTGCCGAGTTTCACGACCTCGGGTTGGAACGCCCCGTTCAATCGAATCCCGCGATCGCGGTCCTTACCGAAGATCAGCGGTTCGCCATGTTTCAGATCCAGAAGGACATCGTCTCTGGTGCCCTTGTCTCGCATCGCAGCGAAGGCACCGTCATTGAAGATGTTGCAGTTCTGATAGATCTGGACGAACGAGGTCCCGCGGTGTGCCTGGGCATCGAGCAACACCTGCTTCAGATGGGGCGCGTAGACGTCGATGCTCCGGGCGATGAACGTCGCCCCGGCACCGAGCACGACGGAGAGGGGATTGAACGGTCGATCGACCGATCCGTACGGGGAGGATTTCGTCCGCTTGCCGAATTCGGATGTCGGGGAGTATTGACCCTTCGTCAACCCGTAGATCTGGTTGTCGAAGAGGAGGACGTTGAGGTCCGGGTTCCGTCGCATCAAATGGATGATGTGGTTCCCACCGATCGAGAACGCGTCGCCGTCCCCGCTGACAATCCAGACCGAGAGTTCCGGGTTGGCGATCTTGATACCCGTTGCGACGGCCGGCGCACGACCATGAATGGTATGGAACCCGTAGGTGCTCATGTAGTACGGGAAGCGACTGGCACAGCCGATACCCGAGACGATGACATGTTGGTGTCGTGGCAAACCCAGAGCCGCAAACGCCTGTTGTGTGGTACTGAGGATCGCGTAGTCACCGCATCCCGGACACCAGCGAACGTCCTGATCGGTTGCGAAGTCCTTCTTTTTGAGCTTGACCGTCTTCTCTTCGTTCATTTCGAACCTTCCATCAACTCGAGGACCCTGGCCTCGAGATCCCCGGCCTTGAACGGCAGTCCACGTACATGATTGAACGGGATGACCGGGAAGACGAAGCGAGCTTTGAGGAGGTCGGCGAGTTGACCGCAATTGATCTCCGGAACCAGGACCTTGTCATATCGCTTCAGGATCTCGCCGAGATTCTTGGGGAGCGGATTGAGGTGACGGAGATGGACGTGGCTGACCTCTCGACCGGCTGCACGGACACGGTGAACCGCACTGGTGATGGCACCGAACGTGGAGCCCCAGCCAACGATGAGGAGCCCATCCCCCCCGTCCGGACCATCGACGACCGCGTCGGGGAGGCTGTCCGCGACGCGTGCGACCTTCTCCGCACGGAGCAGGACCATCCTCTCGTGATTGTCGGAATCGTAAGAGACGTTTCCGCTCTCGTCCTTCTCGAGGCCGCCGATGCGATGCTCCAGCCCGGGAGTCCCCGGGATGGCCCATTCGCGCGCGAGCGTCTCCGGGTCACGCCCGTACGGCATGAAGTCTTCCGGGTCCGAGCGGAAACTCACGGGAATCTCCGGCAGATTGTCGACGTCCGGCAGACGCCACGGTTCGGTCCCGTTGGCGACGAAGCCGTCGGATAACACGATCACGGGGGTCATATGCCGGATCGACAGCTGGCACGCCTCGTACGCCACCTCGAAGCAATCCGCCGGCGAGCTGGCGGCCAGGACGATGCAGGGGGATTCGCCGAATCGTCCATGAAGAGCCAGCGCCAGGTCCGACTGTTCCGTCTTGGTCGGGAGTCCGGTCGACGGGCCGGCCCGCTGGATGTCGATCATGATCAGCGGTAACTCCGCCATGATGGCCAGAGAGAGAAACTCGCTCTTGAGGGCCATGCCCGGACCGCTGGTGCTGGTAACTCCGAGCGAGCCGGCGAACGACCCGCCGATCGCAGCTCCGACGGCCGCGATCTCATCCTCGGCCTGGAAGGTCACCACTCCGAAGTTCTTGTAGTTGGCCAGCAGGTGCAAGAGGTCGGAGGCCGGAGTGATCGGGTAGCTACCCTGCAGGATAGGTCGCCCACTCTTCTGTGAAGCGGCGACGAGTCCCAGGGCGAGCGCCTGATTGCCGGAGATGTTGCGATAGGTTCCCGGCTCGAGAGGGGCAGCGGGGATCTCGTACTTCTCGGCGAAGACTTCGGTCGCTTCGCAGTAGGCTTGACCTGCACGCAACGCTCTCTGATTGGCCTCGACCAGTTGAGGCTTGCTGGCAAACTTCTTCTCGATCCATTCCAGGCTGACTTCCAGAGGTCGCCCGAAGAGATAGAACGTCATGCCGAGAGCGAAGAAATTCTTGCAGCGATCCACGCTCTGTGTCGGAAGGCCGATGTCTTCAAGTGCAGCGCGGGTCAGGCGTGTCAGCTCTACACGGAAAACGCGATAGCCGTCCAGCGAACCATCCTCGAGTGGGTTCGTCGTATAGCCTGCCTTCTTGAGGTCGGTCTCCTTGAAGGCATCGAGGTTAACGATCACGATCCCGTTGTTCGGAAGGTCCTTGACGTTGGCCCGCAGCGCAGCGGGATTCATCGCGACCAGGACATCCGGCGCATCACCGGGCGTGTAGACCGCCTCCGACGCAAATTGGATCTGAAATCCGGATACGCCGGCCAACGTTCCGGCAGGTGCCCGAATCTCGGCAGGGAAGTCCGGCAGGGTCGCCAGATCGTTCCCGACGGCCGCTGTGGCCGCCGTGAACTGGTTTCCCGTCAGCTGCATGCCGTCACCGGAGTCACCCGCAAATCGGATCACCGCACGGTCGAGACGCCGAGTAGGGGTCCCTCCGTTCGTTGTTGTTGCTTCGGTGGTCATCCGAGTCCGTCCTGTTCGAGGGATAGGGGTGCGTGGCGGGTCGTCCCGGCGACGGCATTATGCGACATCGCGGGAAAGGCTTCCAACCTCGATTGAGGCTCCTAGTTGGTCTCGGAGAGTCGTCGCCGGAGCCAGCTGACCCGGCCTCGTACCGATTCGGCATCCGGAGCGTGGGGCGAGGATGAGAGGTAGGTCTCCAGATCCGTGATGGCGGCCCCCTCGCGGCCAAGATGGGCCAGCAGGAATCCGCGATCTCGAACCTCGGTGCTGTCGGCGGGGTGGAGGATCAAGAGCCTCTCCACACAGCCCAGGGCTCGC
The Acidobacteriota bacterium genome window above contains:
- a CDS encoding succinylglutamate desuccinylase/aspartoacylase family protein is translated as MEELSGSVATQARTPRIIGEVGDGDGPILVVTAALHGNEPSGLKASRRVLSRLQDEGISVAGRVCVFAGNLTALGESTRFIERDLNRQWTPEKIAALLAGEGPDDAEAKQQDELLTLIRERVAEADSGIFFLDLHTSSAPGKPFLTIGDTLRNRRFASNIPLPLILGLEEQVDGSLLEYLNNRGLVTMGVEAGQHDDPVSVDRHEAVMWLALVQVGMLSRDAIADLHRFQTLLADDSRGIPKVVEVRHRHAIHSGDHFKMLPGFCNFDPVAHGQRLGTDDSGPVLTPEEGRVLLPLYQGQGDDGFFICREVSRVWLSISAVLRRLRLGVIMRLLPGVRRCRVDRDRYIVDTRVARILPLQIFHLFGYRKLRQQDTLLEVSRRRFDLAAPKSIELPGPPLPENAEV
- a CDS encoding 2-oxoacid:ferredoxin oxidoreductase subunit beta; translated protein: MNEEKTVKLKKKDFATDQDVRWCPGCGDYAILSTTQQAFAALGLPRHQHVIVSGIGCASRFPYYMSTYGFHTIHGRAPAVATGIKIANPELSVWIVSGDGDAFSIGGNHIIHLMRRNPDLNVLLFDNQIYGLTKGQYSPTSEFGKRTKSSPYGSVDRPFNPLSVVLGAGATFIARSIDVYAPHLKQVLLDAQAHRGTSFVQIYQNCNIFNDGAFAAMRDKGTRDDVLLDLKHGEPLIFGKDRDRGIRLNGAFQPEVVKLGNGITEADLIVHDEQGPVGYLAMLASLEAPEFPVPVGVLRRTQAATLETAIRDQVRRVTEDKGPGDLKSILYSGNTWTVGD
- a CDS encoding 2-oxoacid:acceptor oxidoreductase subunit alpha is translated as MTTEATTTNGGTPTRRLDRAVIRFAGDSGDGMQLTGNQFTAATAAVGNDLATLPDFPAEIRAPAGTLAGVSGFQIQFASEAVYTPGDAPDVLVAMNPAALRANVKDLPNNGIVIVNLDAFKETDLKKAGYTTNPLEDGSLDGYRVFRVELTRLTRAALEDIGLPTQSVDRCKNFFALGMTFYLFGRPLEVSLEWIEKKFASKPQLVEANQRALRAGQAYCEATEVFAEKYEIPAAPLEPGTYRNISGNQALALGLVAASQKSGRPILQGSYPITPASDLLHLLANYKNFGVVTFQAEDEIAAVGAAIGGSFAGSLGVTSTSGPGMALKSEFLSLAIMAELPLIMIDIQRAGPSTGLPTKTEQSDLALALHGRFGESPCIVLAASSPADCFEVAYEACQLSIRHMTPVIVLSDGFVANGTEPWRLPDVDNLPEIPVSFRSDPEDFMPYGRDPETLAREWAIPGTPGLEHRIGGLEKDESGNVSYDSDNHERMVLLRAEKVARVADSLPDAVVDGPDGGDGLLIVGWGSTFGAITSAVHRVRAAGREVSHVHLRHLNPLPKNLGEILKRYDKVLVPEINCGQLADLLKARFVFPVIPFNHVRGLPFKAGDLEARVLELMEGSK